The DNA region ATTTTTGATATGGAAGAAGGTAAAATGGGTTTACAACAGATTTTAAATGCTATTGAAAATGCAAAGAACGATGATAAAATTAAAGGTATAAGCATCAACACATTGTTTGTAAATGCTGGTATGGCCCAAACACAAGCTGTTAGAGATAAACTGATGGAATTTAAGGAGTCAGGTAAATTTATTACTGCTTATGCTGATTTTTATTTGCAAAGTAATTATTATTTAAGTTCGGTTGCAGATTCTGTTTATGTTAATCCTATTGGAGAAATTGATTTTAGAGGTCTGTCAACTGAAATATTATATTATAAAGATTTACAAGAAAAATCAGGTGTTAAAATGGAAGTTATACGTCATGGTAAATACAAAAGTGCTGTTGAGCCTTTCTTAGAAGATAAAATGAGTGCTGCTAATAGAGAACAGGTTTCCTCTTTTTTAAATTCTATTTGGGATGAAATAGTTGTTGACATAGCCGATAGTAGAAATAAAACCATATCAGAAGTCGATGCCATTGCTGATGATTTATTGGCTAGAACACCGGAAATGGCTATTAATAGTAACATGATAGATGATCTACTATTCAATGATGAGTACAATGATAAATTAAAGGTTTTAACTGGAATTGAAAAAGATAAAAAACTAAATAGTGTTTCCATATCGGATTATATTTCTACCGGAAAAGGAAGAATAAAGTCTACGGCCTCTGATAAAATAGCCATTATTTATGCACAGGGAGAAATTATGTATGGTAAAGGTAGTTTGGATGTTATAGGCCAAGAAAAAATTATTGAAGCTTTAAAGAAAACTAGAAAGAATGATAAAATCAAGGCCATTGTTCTGAGAGTAAATTCTCCAGGTGGTAGTGCTTTAGCGTCAGATTTAATTTGGCGAGAGTTGGAATTGACCAAAAAAGAAAAGCCACTTGTTGTGTCTATGGGTAATTATGCAGCTTCTGGCGGATATTATATTGCTTGTAATGCTGACGAGATTTTAGCTGAACCAACGACTATAACAGGGTCTATAGGTGTTTTTGGTATGATTCCTAATTTTAGTGAATTGACCGAAGATATTGGGATAAATGCAGAACAAGTAGGTACAAATAAAAATTCATTTGCGTATAGCCCTTTTGAACCGATGACCGAAAGTTTTTATAATGTAGCTAAGGAAGGTGTAGAAGGTATATATAAAACTTTTGTAGGCAGAGTTGCTGAAGGTAGAAATATGACTGAAGCTGAAGTTGATAGTATTGCTCAGGGTAGAGTTTGGACTGGTGTTGAAGCCTTGGAAAATGGTTTGGTAGATAAATTAGGCAGTTTAG from Aureibaculum sp. 2308TA14-22 includes:
- the sppA gene encoding signal peptide peptidase SppA, whose protein sequence is MKFLRELLAAILGVFIAMGIMFVILMLFISASASAFGDDTKVTVKDNSVLELNLESQIVDYAPKSSDPFAEIFDMEEGKMGLQQILNAIENAKNDDKIKGISINTLFVNAGMAQTQAVRDKLMEFKESGKFITAYADFYLQSNYYLSSVADSVYVNPIGEIDFRGLSTEILYYKDLQEKSGVKMEVIRHGKYKSAVEPFLEDKMSAANREQVSSFLNSIWDEIVVDIADSRNKTISEVDAIADDLLARTPEMAINSNMIDDLLFNDEYNDKLKVLTGIEKDKKLNSVSISDYISTGKGRIKSTASDKIAIIYAQGEIMYGKGSLDVIGQEKIIEALKKTRKNDKIKAIVLRVNSPGGSALASDLIWRELELTKKEKPLVVSMGNYAASGGYYIACNADEILAEPTTITGSIGVFGMIPNFSELTEDIGINAEQVGTNKNSFAYSPFEPMTESFYNVAKEGVEGIYKTFVGRVAEGRNMTEAEVDSIAQGRVWTGVEALENGLVDKLGSLDDAVSRAAELAEVSDYSITNYPRYKTDFRDALNPISFIKMSKENILKEELGVENYQIYKSIKDFANLKGVQARMPFEMKIK